The sequence below is a genomic window from Nicotiana tomentosiformis chromosome 6, ASM39032v3, whole genome shotgun sequence.
TTTTTCTTGTAATAATGGGTTTGgaattggtttaaaattttatttatttttcaatcatatacatACCGTAGAATTCagtgggtctatttattgtgtattatatgcagTTGATTATCATGTATGTAcatatatattcaaatatattttgtcatttcctgattagtatagagttcgattgactaacttaagagtgcacaatgtgTAGGCATTTGATTAAAGCAAAGTGAAATTCGAGAATATAAAGTCTCCGAGGAACTTCAACTTCTATCACTAATACAAATCTCCATACATTTGGTGCAACGAAATTATTAAATTggggatgttgtaaatacttttagaatttagaaaagctacccaatttagatttttcaattaactatactttgtttattaacaattgtattatttaatatttttttctcttatttttttttctccAATTCAGAAAGCAAGTAAATaccaattatttcaaaaatagtggaCCAAAAAGAAGAATCAGTAATTTAATTAAAATGATTTGGGAGATTCCGGGTCACCGAACGGACTAAGGGGTAATTTTTTAAAGTTTGTTTATTGAATGGGTAAATTTAGCttgatagtataacggaggttaaatgtagacaatatctAAAAGTAGAGTAATATATTTAGCCCTTTTTCCTTTCGAAAAAGTATTGTTCAGAGAGTAACAATTTATGCTTGGCCAATTTATTTGAAAAGTGATGTTGGTAATACTTGATAAGCAAATTAGATTTGGCGAATTATGAGAACCTTTGAGTGCCAAATTTTCACTAGATGTCTAGTTTACCATTAGtattatttaaaatagaataataaatTCAAATACTTTTTCATAAaagaattcaattattttttttatttaattaaaatacgAAACATAAAGTAAAAGTATATGTGAAAAATTTtaatcaatataatatataattattcaAAGAAATAATATTGGGTATCTGGTATTACTTACTGTTTACGTGATGATTCAAATAcgtcaaaatacatcattcaatataaattaaaaatctacTCCAAAAATTCTATATAAAAGAAGAGATTTATTTATAGTAGAGAGACTATTCTCCTAAGAAGAATAGgagaaggaaaataaaaatattacaacaacaacaacaacaataacaaacccagtGAGTTTTCACAAGTAGGATCTGGGAAGGGTAATGTGtatgcagactttacccctaccttaggatggcagagaggttgtttccgatagaccatcggctagAGAATAGATGAAAAGAAGTAATGAccacaagtaataacaataacaacaacaagatattaaaaaaatcaaagcGAAAGATATCAATCAAACAATAGGTAGAGATAGCAATATAAGAGTAAAAGGGATTCcatactaacactaatgctaTCTGTCAGATAAAGAAAGAGCAAAACGCTCGGCCACCTACTAgccttctaccctaattctcgacctccacaccctcctatcaaggtaCATGTCCACGGTATGATCCTGTTATGCCATGTCTTTCCTAATCAcgtctccccaatacttctttggcctacatCTACCCCTCATCATCCCCACTAAGATCAACCTCTCACACTTCCTAACTAAAGCATCAGTATTCTCCCCTTCATATACCCGAATCATCTCAACGTTACCTCTCGCATCATATCCTCCACGAGGGCCACTCCCACCTTTTCCCAAATaatttcattcctaatcttatcaaatctggtatgcccgcacatccatctcaatattctcattttagcttcttttattttctggacatgagagttcttgattggccaacactctgccccatatAATATATTCGGTCTACCCACCAATTTATAGAAATTATCTTTTTAGTGGCATATTCTTATCACACAGGACACCAAAAGCCATTATTTCATCCATCCTGCTCTAATACAATGTGTGACTTCCTCATCAATCTCCCTACTTTCTTGTATTAttgacccaagatacttgaaacttcctctcttggagatgacttgtgtatcaagaCTCACCCCATGTCCGCTTCCTGGGTGGTACCTAAAACTtcttctcttggggatgacttatGTATCAAGCCTTACCTCCATGTCCACTTCCTGGTTTACGTCGTTGAACTTGTAGTCCAAGTATTTCGTCTTAGTCcttctcaacttgaaacctttagactctatGGTCTGCCTCCAAACCTTTATTCTCTCGTTAACACCACCCTGTGTCTTGTCAATCAAAACTatatcatcagcaaataacacacATTGtgacacctccccttgaatgtgtcGCATCAGTGCATCTATCGCCAAGGAAAATAAAAATGAGCTAAGGGTTGATCCCCGTTGCAACCCCATCACAATCGAAAAGTATTTCAAGTATCCTCTTGTTGTCCTTACCCGGGTCTTAGcttcatcatacatgtccttaatcaccctaatataGGCTATAGGGACCCCTTTAGCCTCCAAAAATCTCCATATCGTCTCTCTCGGGACTTTGTCGTGTGCTTTttctaggtcaatgaacaccatatgcaagtctttatttattttcctATATTTCTCCACCAATCTTCTCACAAGATGAATGACTTCCGTAGTCGAATAGCCCAGCTCTCAAAAATAGATACACTTCTCCTCACCCTCACCCAAACTTTCATCATATACcttagcagcttgatacccctataattattgcaattttggatatcacccttattcTTGTACAATAGAATCATAGTACCCACCTCTATTTTTCGGCATCTTCTTCATCCTTAAAATGACGTTAAACAACCTAGTGAGCCATTCCAAACCTACCCTACCTgcattcttccaaaattccacaggAATTTTGTCTGGCCCGATTGCTTTTACCCCTATGCATCTTACGCGTAGCCCTATCGATCTCATTCACTCTTATACGCCTACAATACTCAAAATTGTGACGACTCTCGGAGTGCTCCAAATCACCCATCACAATGTTCCTATCACCCTCTTCATTCAAGACTTTGCGGAAGTATGTGTCATTTTCGCTTAATATGAGCCTTTTCCATTAAAACTTTGCCTTCATCATCTATGAGGCACTTAACTTGATCCAAATCACGAGCTTTTATTTCTCTCATCTTGGCTAGCATGTACAACTTCTTGTCCCAACCTTTAGCCTCAAGCTCTTCATACAAACGTCCAAATGCTGCAATCTTAGCTGCAGTAACCGCTAACTTCACCTCCTTCTCTTAGCCCTCCTATACCACTCCATGTTCGTCCTCTTATCCTCCTCATCTATGCTCTCTACTAGCTTCAAATATGCCGCTTTATtggcttttattttttcttgtacCTCCTCACTCCACCACCAGTCCCCTTTTGTGGCTGCCAGAGAAAACCTCATGatccctaacacctctctcgcatcTACTCTAATGCATTCAGCTATCTTGGTCCACATACAGCTCGCATCCATACTGCTCCTCCAAGCCTTTACAACCAGCAACTTCTCCCCCAACTCCTGAGCTTTGTCATTAGTCAAGTCACCCCACCTAATCCTAGGTTGACCATACACAACCCTTTTTTCCCTCTTCCTCATGATCTTTAAATCCATTTCCAATAGCCTATGTTGAGTCGTGAGATTCTAACTTGGCATAACCTTGCAAAGCATAGACCTCTATAACACTTTCGGAGGAGTAGATAATAAATTTGGGTCTTAGGCATaatgaaagtacaagagggggtgAATTGTAGCCTTTTTAAATTTCTAGTCGACTACTCCTTAGACCTAATCGACTAATACGGAGACAACATGCACAATATTGTTAGTACTTTGATTCAATCAAATACTAATCTCAACAAATAGTAATGACTTATAATAAAATATGAAAGCAGTAAGGTAAATGATACCAGGAATTTTATACTGGTTCTGAACCAATGTGGTATCCGaatccagtccccttgggttgcaaggagGTTATCTCTTTAGCTCTTTGTAATATGAGTTGAGTACAACTTGTGTGATTTTCAACGTTCACCACCAATGTTTACAAGGTTGGTTTTCTCTCGCTCACCAATAACGAACAAGGATTGGTTTTAACACGTACACCAACAACGCAAAAGGTTAGTTTTTACTTGCTCACCAACAATGACCCTTTGATTTTCACTCTCTCATCAAAGAAATAAATAATGACACAACCTCTCAGGAATACTGCCTCTCCAATATTTTTCTGTCTCCCTTCACTCTTTTGTGTATACAGTAAATCTACTAAAAGTAAATTACAATACTTGTTAAGAATAGAATAAAGAAGGTAGACAATTGTATAGAAGGTTGCGTACCCTTCTTTCTTTATAGAGCTCCTCTTTTTATAGCATTTTCAACTTGTTCTCGCTATTGCATAAACCCAGGGATTTTTGAAGATTCTTCCAATCTTTCTTGTAGCCGTTTGTTGATTGCTCCCCTGATTCTTGGAGTAATATCTTGTTTTAGATCTCTCTTGACTGTTGCCAACATTGCTCTGTAAGGTAGACTAGGATATCTTTTATCAATATAAGCTTTCCTTTTGAAATTGACCATTTTAATTATGGAGCTTTTGCATTCTTTGGAATAGCACTTGATCACAATTTCCTTTTTCCAGATATGCCTATTGATTCCCGCTTCTTTGTGCTCCCTTAATTTGCAAAGTCACGCTCACTTCCTTGTGCAGTAGATTTTGTATTCAAGTACTCAGATCTTCAGTCCTTGAAATAAGTTTTCTTTTCTTCTAAGTGTGTCCACAATAACCGTTGCCTAATATTCTTCTTACTTTGTCTGTAGAGCTTTTGAACTATTCTCTTCCAAGGGTAACATCAATTTCTTCTGTCAAGCCTTAAAGTATAATCACACGATATATAGTAACTTTAAGAATCTGTTGGTGCTTTCCTTGTAGATAACCCATAAGACTAGTCTTCTAGCTGTAGTTGCTCATCATGGAATAATCTTAGATAATCCTTCCCTATTCTTTTTCATGTGCACATACATGAATTTGGCATTCCCTTAAATTAAGGGTAATTTTTTTTCCTTCAGAGAGTAGGTACAGAAAGGTTTTCCAAGTCTTCTTTTGCCTTGTAACTAATTCCACCGTAGTCTATATATGGTCATGTCTTGTATCACTAATAGATATTCTCCATCCTTCAGTTGGTAGTCACAATAATATTCCTTGGACAAAGTAACACATTTTCTTATTGGACATATCTCAAAATATCTTTGAACTTCTATTATATGGGAAATATTCCTTTCTTGATCTTGAAAAATAATCTCTTTCCATAATATAGATTATACTATACCcgtaaaatattttatttccatAGAAAATATATTCTTCCTTGGCCTTGTAGTATCTCTTCCATATAGTATCTTCCTTCCACAAAATAATAGATCTTCTCCATGATTTTAGCAACTTTCCTTTCAAGATATTGAAAAACTTTCCTTCCATAATTTTCGTAGATTCTTCCTTGATAATATTTTCGCTCATAAATTCATCACATGATATTCTTTTTCTCATATTTCTTTGGATCCTTGCTAACATCTTCTTATTTGAACAAACCTGTGCGAGAATAAGTTTACCACAAGTAAGTGTTATTTGATTAATAAGTATATTGGTTTGTTATCATCAAAATCAATGCATGATACCTTGAAGCTAATACATCATACTCTGGAAGGTGATCAAATGTTCCTCTTTTTCGAGAAATACGAGTTAGTAATCACCAAATCAAAAGCTTTAACACAATCCAACAATGAAGTTCCTCCTCCGTTTCTATCTCCAAAACTGAAGCCGTCATGCACACTGTCATAACCCCCTGAAGTCATCATGATGTAGCCATTGGTATCTCCTCCTATGATAAGCTTCTCGATGTACGGAATGCTACGGAACAACCCGGTAAAATTATCCCAGAAACGTCTTTTAACCTCCTCGTCCAAACCCACTTGAAGTGCGTAAACACTAATTATGTTTAAAGTAAACCCTCTAACAACCACCTTAATAGTCATCAGCATGTCGTTCACCCTCCTAACTTCTACCACTTCCTAAGTTTTATGTCAACCAAAATACCTACCACATTATTACCTCCCTCGCCTCCTGAGTACCACAGTTTAAACTCATCTGCATTTCGAGCCTTAGTACCCACCCATCTAGTCTCCCGAACACAAGCTATGTTGATTTTCCTCttctaaataataaaaatgttaaaaaaagaaaataaaaatataataaaataaatagtaaagaaaagaaaatggatgaaagaaataaaaaaagaagataaGGTTAAATTACTGAGGGATAATTTGGGAATATAAACTTATGGCAAGGATATTTATGTcttgaaaaaattaattttctgttTCTACTTCTGCTTcagcttctgcttctgctttttgGAAGAAGCTACAATTTATAGCTTCTTCCTAAAAGCAAAAAAATTGCTTATGCTACTGCTCAAAAGTACTTCTCCGTCTTATCCAAAtacctcaaattttcaaaaaagaaGTATTCTTTTTACCAAAATGGGTACTTTTAGTCTctgagaagtttggccaaacatgcttTTAGTCAACAATTGTATTGACActatagctcaaaaatgattgGCTtatctctctctttcttctcATTTTTCTCTATCGAGCATGAAGACCCACAATATTTCTCTTCTCCAACAACTCTTCAATGACCATTAATATTCTCAAGATAATCATTTATAGCCGAAAAAATGACAGGTCACCGAAAAGCCCAATTTCCGACATATTTCTGTCCAGCCTAATTCTACTTTTTCATCTTAACGATATTTATCTCGATTTTTTCTAGGAAGGGGGTCATTCGACTAAGATTTTCTTCTCCGTGGTCTTTATAGTTCGGCTTCGCTCGACTTCCCTTGTTGTGATTCTTATTCCAACAACTAAGTTTTTTCTTTTTAAGACTCATTTGAAGCTTCGATCTTAATCTGAAAATTTTTAAAGTTATTTTTCTAGTGAGTCTGTAATACAAGATGATGGGAagattgatgaggatgtcacacatcgtatcagagtagggtggatgaagtggaggctcgcttccggtgttttgcgTGATAAGAAGGTGCCATTGAAACTTAGAGGTTAAGTTCTACAAAGTAGTGATTAGactgactatgttgtatggggaaAAGTGTTAGCCAGTCAATAACtatcatgtccagaagatgaaagtagttgaaataaggatgttgagatggatgtgtgggaaTACCAgattagataagattaggaataagGTTATCTGAGATAAGtcatagaaatcaatttcaaacaataatattcgaatatttaatcaaattCTCACAAATCAGAAAATGTCAATTTGATAGGAGGGTGTAGACTTTGAGAATTAGGGTAGATAGCTAGTAGGTAGCCGAGTATTTCGCTCTTTCTTTCTCAGATATATAGCATTAATATTAGCATGGTATCCCTTTTACTCTTAGATTGCTATCTCTACCTACTATTTGATTGATATCTTTCGCTTTGGTTTTCTTAAAAtcttgttattattgttactacAAGTGGCAAATAAAAATCATGCAGATATGTGCTCATGGAATCTCTATATGACTACGGAAAATTCAAGCAATTCAACACATCAAGAATAAATTTTCAAGCCTTCGTACAATAAAAAACCTAGGCGTGATATCTAACATGAATAAGATAGCGAACGTAGTTGTATAAGCTAAACAAATCTTGAATCAAATGAGCACTTAATCAAAATAAGGTATAAAATACTTCAATTCTATCCCGATCATTATTTAAACCTGGTAAGTGCATATACGCTCGCCATCACGTATATACACTACTCCCAATACCTTAAACATGTAGCAATCAAGTCAAATCCTAGGTTgtttccctcttaacaaggttagccaaAAGACTTACCTCCACCCGGTAGTCTTCAACCTTCCAAAATAACCTTCCCTCTCAAATCAACCTTCGAACGAGTCAAATCTAGTAAAAAATAACTCGATAGTGTCAAACAAAGtcatagaaatcaatttcaaacaataatgttcgaatctttaatcaaattctCATAAATCAAAAAACGTCAATTTGATAGGAGGGTGTAGAGGTTGAGAATTAGGGTAGATAGCTAGTAGGCAGCCGAGTATTTCGCTCTTTCTTTCTCAGATATGTAGCATTAGTGTTAGCATGCTATCCCTTTTACTCTTAGATTGCTATCTCTACCTACTATTTGATTGAAATCTTTCGCTTTGATTTTCTTAAAATCTTGTTATTAGTGTTACTACTAGTGACCAATAAAAATCATGCGGATATGCGCTCATGAATCTCTATATGACTACGGAAAATTCAAGCAATTCAACATATCAAGAATAAATTTTCAAGCCTTCGTACAATAAAAAACCTAGGCGTGACCTCTAACATGAATAAGAAAGTGAACGTAGTTGTATAAGCTAAACAAATCTTGAATAAAATAAGCACATAATCAAAATAAGGCATAAAATACTTCAATTCTATCCCGATCATGATTTATAGCTGGTAAGTGCATATTCGCTCGCCCATCTCGTATGTACACTACTCTCAATACCTTAAACATGTAGCAATCAAGTCAAATCCTAGGTTgtttccctcttaacaaggttagccaaAAGACTTACCTCCACTCGGTAGTCTTCAACCTTCCAAAATAACCTTCCCTCTCAAATCAACCTTCGAACGAGTCAAATCTAGTAAAAAATAACTCGATAGTGTCAAACAAAgtcatagaaattaatttcaaACAATATTGTTCGAATCTTTAATTAAATTCTCACAAATCAAAAAACATCAATTTGATAGGAGGGTGTAGACTTTGAGAATTAGGGTAGATGGCTAGTAGGTAGCCGAGTATTTCACTCTTTTTTTCTCAGATATGTAGCATTAGTGTTAGCATGGTATCCCTTTTACTCTTAGATTGCTATCTCTACCTACTATTTGATTGATATCTTTCGCTTTGGTTTTCTTAAAAtcttgttattattgttactacAAGTGGCCAATAAAAATCATGCAGATATGTGCTCATGGAATCTCTATATGACTATGAAAAATTCAAGCAATTCAACATATCAAGAATAAATTTCCAAGCCTTCGTACAAGAAAAAACCTAGACGTGATATCTAACATGAATAAGATAGCGAACGTAGTTGTATAAGCTAAACAAATCTTGAATCAAATGAGCACATAATCAAAATAAGGTATAAAATACTTCAATTCTATCCCGATCATGATTCAAACCTGGTAAGTGCATATACGCTCGCCATCCCGTATATACACTACTCCCAGTACCTTAAACACGTAGCAATCAAGTCAAATCCTAGGTTAtttccctcttaacaaggttagccaaAAGACTTACCTCCACCCGGTAGTCTGCAACCTTCCAAAATAACCTTCCCTCTCTAATCAACCTTCGAACGAGTCAAATCTAGTAAAAAATAACTCGATAGTGTCAAACAAAgtcatagaaattaatttcaaACCATAAtgtttgaatctttaatcaaattctcataaataaataaaaaatcaatttggacccacatggtcaaaatccgagtcaagaggtagatctcgactacccataaccccaggAGTTCAAATATATAATTGAGTCCAAATAACTCCCAAATTCCCAATTTACACTCTCAAAATTTATAGTCAAAACCCCCCCATATTTCTCTTTTAAATCCCACTATTTACGTGTAATAATCTATGGAAAAATAAGATATATTAACAAAATCGAGTAGAAATCATTTACCCTTAAAGTAATGATGAAAGTCTCCTAAACAATCGCCTCTAGCCaagctccaaaactcaaaataaaaataataaaaaggcCAAACCCTCAAAATATAAGAGGTCTGCTAGTGATTCCGCATATGCGGCAAAACCATCGCAGATGTGAGTTCCACTTAAAACAACCGACCATTGCTTCTGCACTACAATGTTTGCTTCTGCGGAATCACACTTGTGCTCagacctcgcaggtgcgcaatCGCTTCTGTGCATCTGCCTCAGCACATGCGGACTCCCTAGTCCAGCCAAACTCTGCTTCTGTAACCACATTTATGCTCTTGCGACCTCGCACATGCATCAAAAGTTTCGCAGCTACGACACACCAGAAACAGTTCTACCAATATGCTACAAAATAATCTGAAACACATTCGAacccccgagaccccatccaatcataccaacaaatccATATACCTAATCGAAACTTATTCAAGAGCTCGAAACACCACGAATAATATCAAAACAAAGAATCGACAATCAAAAtccttctcttaagttcaagaacttctaatTCTCAACTAAGTGTCTGATTCAAGCCTTACCAATCCAGAttccaaccaaactttgcacacaagtttcaaaccactatatgaacctattccaGGTCTCGAAGTAATAATCTAAGTcttatatcatcaaagtcaactcctagtcaaacctataaactctcTAAACCTTCAAGTTGCCAACTTTCAGTaaatagagccaaaacatcctaggaacctccaaatctgattccgaacatacgcctaggTCTAAAATCACCAACTTATTGGGACCATAAGAATACCAATCTAAGGTAGTTTAAACAAAAATCAAACCTTTGTCAACTTTTACGActcaagcttctaaaatgagactAAGTAGCTCAATTCACTATCAAACCTTCCCCAATccaaaccaatcatccccgcaagtcacaaaatcatgaacatacatacgagaagcatcaaataggggaacggggatcaAATATAcaaatgaccggccggatcattacgATGGCGCAATGCTAGTGAGTTGTGCCAAGTGATTCGGTTGGCCCACGCGTAACGAAAGGGCAAGTCGGGGAGAGAGAAATAAGTCCTAATTTCAAGAGAAAAGGCTTTTTCTTTCAATCTCATTTCAGCCCAGGCTTCCCCAATCACCTAAGGTGAGTTTCTAAAGTGCTTCAAGTTAAACCATAACCCCTAAATGCTAGTAGTAATAATGTTTCAACAAAAAATTCAATATGTGGCTTCGCCACTGGCCATTGCATCATAGCAAGCAAAAATATCATTCAAGTCTAGGAACAAAAATCACCCCGTTCATCATCTTATTGGAAATTCAAAAAGAATTCGTTTAGTACAACGAGTACGAGATTATGACTGTACAATCATAAGATTATCTAGACAACAAAGAGAAAAAAACGACAGAAAATTTTGAGTTTATTACTGATGGTGGTACTATAAGTTTCAATAGTAGCACTTTTTATAAGAAGCTTCTAATTAGATCAAATTGGattgaacttttaaattttaaagTGAAGGGTAGTTTA
It includes:
- the LOC104084695 gene encoding uncharacterized protein; translation: MLMTIKVVVRGFTLNIISVYALQVGLDEEVKRRFWDNFTGLFRSIPYIEKLIIGGDTNGYIMMTSGGYDSVHDGFSFGDRNGGGTSLLDCVKAFDLVITNSKAYIDKRYPSLPYRAMLATVKRDLKQDITPRIRGAINKRLQERLEESSKIPGFMQ